The proteins below are encoded in one region of bacterium:
- a CDS encoding alpha/beta hydrolase, with the protein MRKFIGLFLIVSTVVYPQSPKLWNGLKPGPYAVGFKVINTRDSTRSVESLGALRPIQIGVWYPAVAVSSRMTYGDYIAYSSKETDLTEIEDDEQLKSLEVYGKFLESNGIPTKVVRDWFGSEMFASFNTKEVKGSFPLVIIAQGNFHSAHHQSILAEFLASHGYVVATSPSQTKITGPLKSNDEILPSAIDQKKDMEIIEKRLRQLSFVDNEKTAVVAHSLGARAGLIFINDHPSTMAFVSLDGGIGNKIGKEWISSWKEFKPQSIQTPILHFYENIEEYIVPDFELIESLEHSDRIIAKIDSMHHYYFSSLGFVAAAFPDFDRIASKNLDQKCNAVANATLYFLDQYVKKDANNFQALIKQNADWKYVTAR; encoded by the coding sequence ATGCGAAAATTTATTGGCCTTTTTTTAATTGTTTCGACTGTTGTATATCCACAGTCTCCGAAATTATGGAACGGCTTAAAACCCGGCCCGTATGCTGTCGGATTTAAAGTAATTAATACTCGCGATTCAACTCGATCGGTTGAAAGTCTGGGGGCTTTGCGTCCGATTCAGATCGGTGTATGGTATCCAGCGGTTGCCGTGTCCTCCAGAATGACCTATGGTGATTACATCGCTTACTCTTCTAAAGAGACAGATTTAACAGAAATAGAAGACGATGAACAACTGAAAAGCCTTGAAGTCTATGGAAAATTTCTCGAATCCAATGGTATTCCAACCAAAGTCGTACGTGATTGGTTTGGCAGCGAGATGTTCGCATCGTTTAATACCAAGGAAGTCAAAGGAAGTTTTCCGCTAGTAATCATTGCCCAAGGTAATTTCCATTCCGCCCATCACCAGTCCATTTTAGCCGAATTTCTTGCCAGTCACGGATACGTGGTTGCAACATCGCCGTCTCAAACCAAAATTACAGGTCCGCTGAAATCCAATGACGAAATCTTACCCAGTGCCATTGATCAAAAAAAGGACATGGAAATAATTGAGAAACGATTACGTCAACTTTCGTTCGTGGATAATGAAAAAACGGCTGTAGTTGCCCATAGTCTTGGTGCACGAGCCGGATTGATTTTTATTAACGATCATCCGTCGACAATGGCATTTGTCAGCCTTGACGGAGGCATTGGTAATAAAATCGGTAAAGAATGGATCTCAAGTTGGAAGGAATTTAAACCACAATCCATCCAAACTCCCATACTTCACTTTTATGAGAACATTGAGGAATATATTGTACCGGATTTTGAATTAATTGAATCTTTAGAACACAGCGATAGAATTATCGCCAAAATAGATTCCATGCATCATTACTATTTTTCCAGCCTTGGTTTTGTTGCCGCAGCTTTTCCTGATTTTGATCGTATTGCTTCAAAAAACCTCGATCAGAAATGCAACGCCGTGGCTAACGCAACATTATATTTTTTAGATCAATATGTCAAAAAAGATGCAAACAATTTCCAAGCTTTGATAAAGCAAAACGCGGACTGGAAATATGTTACTGCAAGATAA